One genomic region from Thermococcus sp. encodes:
- a CDS encoding HAD family hydrolase encodes MIIAFDFDGTLADTYWCIEEAFKRALQRRYRWLPGKVLWAKLLTKVELQFERPTLGGHKKKTKVPFFLRTKFFETWFEERAKLTRPIDDSPELLKKLKEEGHTVISFSAEDFMDGMKARRLKMMGVYDLFDDVVVFGHEMTLDEAFKLVREKYGNETFIWVDDKPWRFIGHGDGNTEYVWYYFPFTARFIEKKRERLALIPHLHIIRDLWSIFDVIKNVEHGKHF; translated from the coding sequence ATGATAATCGCCTTCGACTTCGACGGGACGCTGGCAGATACCTACTGGTGCATTGAGGAGGCATTCAAACGCGCCCTTCAGAGGCGTTACCGCTGGCTTCCAGGGAAGGTACTCTGGGCGAAGCTTTTAACTAAGGTAGAGCTTCAGTTCGAGAGACCAACCTTGGGGGGGCACAAGAAGAAGACGAAGGTTCCGTTCTTCCTCAGGACGAAGTTCTTTGAGACGTGGTTTGAGGAGAGGGCAAAGCTAACAAGGCCGATAGATGATTCCCCCGAACTGCTGAAGAAGCTCAAGGAGGAAGGTCACACCGTCATCTCCTTCTCGGCGGAGGACTTCATGGACGGTATGAAGGCCAGAAGGTTGAAGATGATGGGGGTCTACGACCTTTTCGACGATGTTGTGGTCTTCGGGCACGAGATGACGCTCGACGAGGCCTTCAAGCTCGTCCGCGAGAAGTATGGAAACGAGACCTTCATCTGGGTCGACGACAAGCCATGGCGCTTCATAGGGCATGGTGACGGGAACACGGAATATGTATGGTACTACTTCCCGTTCACCGCAAGATTCATTGAGAAGAAGCGGGAGAGGCTCGCACTCATACCGCACCTGCACATCATACGGGATCTGTGGAGCATCTTTGATGTGATAAAGAACGTGGAGCACGGAAAACATTTTTAG
- a CDS encoding metallophosphoesterase, with protein sequence MKPVPLPDRALKLNGNLIIADLHLGYEISMARKGFYLPRVFHEVVGKLKAILERERLKRLVINGDLKHSFVSEWREREELKAFFKEVSPLVDELVLVRGNHDVGTLWLRKLGVEVIDELEIGKWKLVHGHNLVEGERFILGHEHPAIRLRDEVGALVKMPAFLVSDELIVLPAFSPWAYGNDVLREIVSPFLRAYDISKARVLVPLGDEILDFGELGRLSGIIWKLPSTNL encoded by the coding sequence ATGAAACCAGTTCCATTGCCAGACCGAGCACTCAAACTCAATGGGAACCTCATAATAGCGGACCTCCACCTCGGCTACGAGATCAGCATGGCGAGGAAGGGATTCTACCTGCCGCGGGTTTTCCACGAGGTCGTCGGAAAGCTGAAAGCTATCCTCGAAAGGGAGAGGCTAAAGCGTCTCGTAATTAACGGTGACCTAAAGCACTCCTTCGTCTCCGAGTGGCGTGAAAGGGAAGAGCTAAAGGCCTTCTTTAAGGAGGTTTCCCCGCTCGTTGATGAGCTGGTTCTCGTGAGGGGCAACCACGACGTTGGAACGCTCTGGCTAAGGAAGCTTGGTGTTGAGGTCATTGACGAGCTTGAAATTGGAAAGTGGAAGCTCGTCCACGGGCATAATCTCGTCGAGGGTGAGCGCTTTATCCTGGGACACGAGCATCCAGCGATAAGGCTACGCGACGAGGTGGGGGCGCTTGTCAAGATGCCTGCTTTCTTAGTAAGCGACGAGCTAATAGTCCTTCCTGCCTTCAGTCCATGGGCCTACGGCAACGACGTGCTGAGGGAGATAGTCTCACCATTTCTAAGGGCCTACGACATTTCAAAGGCTCGCGTGCTCGTTCCGTTAGGGGACGAGATCCTCGACTTTGGTGAGCTCGGAAGGTTGTCCGGAATCATCTGGAAACTCCCCTCCACAAACCTTTAA
- a CDS encoding PrsW family glutamic-type intramembrane protease, producing MNALSALIFFAYAPALAILWYFYHADRYEPEPRRYVIGTFILGGTLSVGIAYILESILTIGGMIQPLLPTTTFYVALVAGLVEEPSKALAVRWPFKAGQMDGIMDGLVYGAAAGLGFAATENFMYGLGWGLGVTLTRAFLTPFAHATWSAIIGVGYGLKAEGKVDSLTGYYLLAIFLHFLWDYYAFMSATIPAYNIVLIVLIGVNLAILRYFMIAGLAEDRARLWYYWLRRGG from the coding sequence GTGAACGCGCTCAGCGCCCTGATATTCTTCGCCTACGCCCCGGCACTGGCGATACTCTGGTACTTCTATCACGCGGACAGATATGAACCCGAGCCGAGGCGCTACGTTATCGGGACATTTATCCTCGGAGGAACCCTCTCCGTCGGGATAGCCTACATCTTAGAGAGCATCCTGACGATTGGGGGGATGATACAGCCCCTCCTCCCCACGACGACCTTTTATGTTGCGCTCGTTGCTGGACTCGTAGAGGAGCCTTCAAAGGCGTTGGCTGTAAGATGGCCTTTCAAAGCGGGTCAGATGGATGGTATAATGGACGGCTTAGTCTATGGGGCCGCTGCGGGTCTCGGCTTTGCTGCCACCGAAAACTTCATGTACGGTCTTGGCTGGGGGTTGGGCGTTACCCTGACGCGGGCGTTCCTTACTCCATTCGCCCACGCAACGTGGAGCGCGATAATCGGCGTTGGTTATGGGTTAAAGGCGGAGGGAAAGGTTGACTCCCTGACCGGTTACTACCTTCTGGCGATCTTCCTTCACTTTCTCTGGGACTACTATGCCTTCATGAGCGCCACGATCCCGGCCTACAACATCGTCCTGATAGTCCTCATCGGCGTTAATCTGGCCATACTAAGGTACTTCATGATTGCCGGCCTCGCGGAGGACAGGGCGAGGCTCTGGTATTACTGGCTTAGGAGGGGTGGTTGA
- a CDS encoding DUF1667 domain-containing protein, with protein MIYRFTCIVCPLGCSIEVEVEDGKIKEVRGCTCPRGEEWAVQEVTNPKRIVMSVVPVEGDALPTVSVRTAESVPKERIPELMRFLAGLKLKAPIKVGDVVAEWEGVKIVATRGA; from the coding sequence ATGATCTACCGCTTTACCTGCATAGTCTGCCCCCTCGGCTGTTCCATAGAGGTTGAGGTCGAGGACGGGAAAATTAAAGAGGTTCGAGGTTGCACCTGTCCCAGGGGGGAGGAATGGGCGGTTCAGGAGGTCACAAACCCAAAAAGAATTGTCATGAGTGTTGTTCCTGTCGAAGGGGATGCCCTCCCAACGGTGAGCGTCAGAACGGCAGAGTCGGTTCCTAAGGAGAGGATACCCGAGTTGATGAGGTTTCTAGCGGGGCTAAAGCTCAAGGCTCCGATAAAAGTCGGCGATGTCGTTGCCGAGTGGGAGGGGGTAAAAATAGTGGCGACGAGGGGGGCTTAA
- a CDS encoding NAD(P)/FAD-dependent oxidoreductase yields the protein MFPRIPMLNYDVVVIGGGPAGMAASIKAKELGLKVLLLDERDYLGGILPQCIHPGFGLHYFKEELTGPEFASRLAKRLVELGVECRTSARVLEIRNYSDLEKVVIFTSPSGAYQAWTRTVIYAAGARERHAFEVGIVGDRVSGIYTAGEAQTLMDIYGILPGKEVVIVGSGDVGLIMARRFALEGAKVKAVVELMPYPGGLARNVMILRDFNIPLYLGHKVVEVRGKGRVKRVKVVKVDENLREIPGSEFWIDADTLVISAGLVPSVKKLKKVGVEIDPATGGPIVNDRLETSVPGIFAAGNSLLINDLVDYVAEQGELAAEGAKEFINNGGIESRKWIKVEKGENVRLLAPHYLSGERDVYLYLRVAKPMENVELRIPEISKRVRLPVVKPAEMLRITLRSKEIRKTEKLTVEVVRI from the coding sequence ATGTTCCCGAGGATCCCCATGCTTAACTACGACGTGGTCGTCATCGGTGGTGGACCGGCGGGAATGGCGGCTTCCATTAAAGCGAAGGAACTCGGCCTGAAGGTGTTACTCCTCGATGAGAGGGATTACCTTGGAGGAATCCTCCCCCAGTGCATCCATCCCGGTTTTGGGCTTCATTACTTCAAGGAGGAGCTTACCGGCCCGGAGTTCGCGTCCAGACTTGCAAAGAGGCTGGTCGAACTTGGAGTGGAGTGCAGAACATCTGCTAGGGTTCTAGAGATCAGGAATTATTCCGATCTTGAGAAGGTGGTAATATTTACATCACCGAGCGGTGCCTACCAGGCCTGGACCAGGACCGTGATCTACGCCGCCGGCGCTCGCGAAAGGCACGCCTTTGAAGTTGGAATAGTTGGAGACAGGGTTTCTGGAATTTACACGGCAGGTGAGGCCCAGACGTTGATGGACATCTACGGCATCCTGCCAGGAAAGGAGGTCGTCATAGTTGGTTCCGGCGACGTGGGCCTTATAATGGCACGCCGCTTTGCCCTCGAGGGCGCCAAGGTCAAGGCGGTCGTAGAACTGATGCCCTACCCTGGGGGCCTAGCGAGGAATGTCATGATACTCCGCGATTTCAACATCCCCCTCTACCTAGGCCACAAGGTTGTCGAAGTGCGCGGAAAGGGAAGGGTCAAACGAGTGAAGGTCGTGAAAGTTGATGAAAACCTCAGGGAGATTCCGGGAAGCGAATTCTGGATTGATGCAGATACCTTAGTGATCTCAGCTGGCTTGGTTCCGAGCGTTAAGAAGCTGAAAAAGGTTGGAGTTGAGATTGATCCAGCAACCGGTGGACCAATCGTCAACGATCGTCTTGAGACGAGCGTTCCGGGGATTTTCGCAGCGGGCAACTCCCTCCTCATAAACGACCTCGTTGACTACGTGGCGGAGCAGGGTGAATTAGCGGCGGAAGGTGCAAAGGAATTCATCAACAATGGAGGAATTGAGAGTAGGAAGTGGATTAAAGTTGAGAAAGGTGAAAACGTCCGCCTCCTCGCTCCACACTATCTCAGCGGTGAGAGGGATGTCTACCTCTACCTCCGCGTTGCAAAACCAATGGAGAACGTTGAACTGAGGATTCCGGAGATATCCAAGAGGGTTAGACTCCCCGTGGTCAAGCCCGCGGAAATGCTCAGGATAACGCTGAGGTCCAAGGAAATCAGGAAAACCGAGAAGCTTACAGTGGAGGTGGTGAGGATATGA
- a CDS encoding NAD(P)/FAD-dependent oxidoreductase codes for MKTKVAIIGAGISGASIARVLSRYENLEVHLIEKAPDVGWGVSKANTALIHGGYDDDPEKYPTRAKLCIRGNRLWHQWVKELQIAHVWNGALIVATKDEDFDELERLLERGRRNGVPEMRIIGREELFRMEPHLTKEALGALWVPIVGQIAPIPAVIALVENAVANGVKTHLETEVRDIKVENGEVKGVETNNGFIEADVVINAAGLHADEIARMAGIDYFEIHPRKGEYFLFDDTVPGPNHVLFPTPTPISKGIVVTSEVSGHLMIGPNAQDLPPEEKENFATTEEGLEKVWKGAKKLWPQLPLKSKVIRTFAGLRPEPTGGDFIIRAEKDVEGFINVAGIRSPGLTSAPAIAYEVTEIIERDLGIKLVEKEKWNPYRREITHFFMLPPEKVNEMVKGNPAYGRIICRCNNVSEGDILEAIERMKFIGVKTPSLDSIKFRTKAMTGTCQGAFCRPKIVQLLAKEYDTESWKVTLKGRGSEIGIGDVKVLIRGDA; via the coding sequence ATGAAAACGAAAGTTGCCATAATAGGTGCTGGAATAAGCGGCGCGAGCATAGCGCGCGTTCTGAGCAGGTATGAGAACCTAGAGGTTCACCTCATCGAGAAGGCCCCGGACGTGGGCTGGGGTGTGAGCAAGGCCAACACCGCCCTAATCCATGGAGGCTACGACGATGACCCCGAGAAGTACCCAACGAGGGCGAAACTCTGTATAAGGGGGAACCGCCTATGGCACCAGTGGGTCAAGGAACTCCAGATCGCCCATGTCTGGAACGGGGCTTTAATAGTTGCCACCAAGGATGAGGACTTCGACGAGCTTGAGAGGCTCCTTGAACGCGGGAGGAGGAACGGCGTCCCCGAGATGAGGATAATCGGGAGGGAAGAGCTTTTCCGCATGGAACCCCACCTCACCAAAGAAGCCCTCGGTGCCCTCTGGGTTCCGATAGTCGGCCAAATAGCGCCGATTCCGGCGGTTATAGCGCTCGTTGAAAACGCCGTAGCAAACGGAGTTAAGACGCACTTAGAAACGGAAGTCAGGGACATAAAGGTCGAGAACGGCGAGGTTAAGGGTGTTGAGACGAACAACGGCTTCATCGAGGCTGACGTTGTAATCAACGCCGCCGGGCTTCATGCGGATGAGATAGCAAGGATGGCGGGTATAGACTACTTCGAGATACACCCGAGGAAGGGGGAGTACTTCCTTTTCGATGATACCGTTCCAGGCCCGAACCACGTTCTGTTCCCCACTCCGACGCCTATAAGCAAGGGTATCGTCGTTACAAGCGAGGTGAGCGGGCACCTCATGATAGGTCCCAACGCCCAGGATCTGCCGCCCGAGGAGAAGGAGAACTTTGCAACGACTGAGGAGGGCCTTGAGAAGGTATGGAAAGGGGCAAAGAAGCTCTGGCCGCAGCTCCCGCTGAAGAGCAAGGTGATAAGGACCTTCGCGGGATTGAGACCCGAACCAACCGGTGGGGACTTCATAATTAGGGCCGAGAAAGATGTCGAGGGCTTCATAAACGTCGCTGGAATCCGCTCTCCAGGCCTCACGAGTGCTCCGGCGATAGCGTATGAGGTTACTGAGATAATCGAGCGCGACCTTGGAATCAAGCTGGTCGAGAAGGAGAAGTGGAACCCCTACCGGAGGGAGATAACGCACTTCTTCATGCTCCCTCCAGAAAAGGTCAACGAGATGGTGAAGGGGAACCCTGCATACGGCAGGATCATCTGCCGCTGCAACAACGTAAGCGAGGGCGACATCTTGGAGGCGATAGAGAGGATGAAGTTCATAGGAGTTAAGACACCCAGTCTCGACTCCATTAAGTTCAGGACGAAGGCCATGACAGGAACCTGCCAAGGCGCCTTCTGCAGACCCAAGATAGTCCAGCTTTTAGCTAAAGAGTATGATACCGAATCCTGGAAGGTCACGCTGAAGGGTAGAGGGAGTGAGATTGGCATTGGAGATGTCAAAGTTCTTATCAGGGGGGATGCCTGA